The nucleotide window CTGCCCCCTGTAGTTGTACCACTTGCAATGTGACTCACGCGCACCGTGGCGCGATGGCTTCCGGTGCCGGCGGACGATAGCCCAGGGCGCTGTGGGGCCGAATCCGGTTGTAGGTCTGCCGCCAGCACTCCACGAGC belongs to Nitrospiraceae bacterium and includes:
- a CDS encoding integrase core domain-containing protein gives rise to the protein LVECWRQTYNRIRPHSALGYRPPAPEAIAPRCA